A stretch of Henckelia pumila isolate YLH828 chromosome 4, ASM3356847v2, whole genome shotgun sequence DNA encodes these proteins:
- the LOC140862225 gene encoding uncharacterized protein: MAAVPPTPVTPTPPPPPVTPPPVTPRPEKFFGTDFKTWQQKMLFYLTTLHLARFLKEVVAVPAPNVDTQARSAFDAWSHSDFLCRNYILNGLDNTLYSVYSATKTAKELWDSLEKKYQTEDAGTKKFVVGKFLEFKMVDTKTVISQVQEFQIILHDIIAEGMMINESFQVAALIEKMSPLWKEFKNYLKHKRKEMVLEDLIVRLRIEEDNRKIEIKGGKMPIEAKENLVEPNATKKRKHFGKDMKQGKHKKWKGTYWNCGKTNHKAKDCRLPKKDNQYRANVVQHKSVPIDLSEIDLSAVVFEANMVDHPREWYIDTGATRHAKS, from the exons ATGGCTGCTGTTCCACCGACTCCAGTTACGCCAACCCCACCACCACCCCCTGTCACGCCACCGCCTGTTACACCG AGACCTGAGAAGTTTTTCGGTACTGACTTCAAGACATGGCAGCAGAAGATGTTGTTTTACCTTACTACACTTCATCTTGCGAGGTTCTTGAAGGAAGTGGTTGCTGTTCCAGCACCAAATGTTGACACACAAGCAAGATCTGCTTTTGATGCATGGTCTCACAGCGACTTCTTGTGCCGGAACTACATTCTGAATGGATTGGATAATACGTTGTATAGTGTATACTCTGCAACCAAGACTGCTAAGGAATTGTGGGATTCCTTGGAGAAAAAGTACCAGACCGAGGATGCTGGCACAAAGAAATTTGTAGTCGGAAAGTTTCTCGAATTCAAGATGGTTGATACCAAGACGGTGATTAGCCAAGTGCAAGAGTTCCAAATCATTCTTCATGACATAATAGCTGAAGGGATGATGATCAATGAATCTTTCCAAGTTGCTGCGCTGATCGAAAAGATGTCGCCTTTATGGAAGGAGTTTAAAAACTATTTGAAGCACAAACGCAAGGAAATGGTGCTCGAAGACTTGATCGTCAGGCTGCGAATTGAGGAAGACAATCGCAAAATAGAGATCAAAGGTGGTAAGATGCCAATAGAAGCAAAGGAAAACCTGGTGGAGCCAAACGCTACGAAGAAAAGGAAACATTTTGGGAAAGATATGAAGCAGGGAAAGCACAAGAAGTGGAAAGGAACATATTGGAACTGTGGGAAGACAAACCACAAGGCCAAGGATTGTCGCTTACCAAAGAAGGACAATCAGTACCGGGCAAATGTTGTCCAACACAAATCTGTGCCTATTGACTTGTCTGAGATAGATCTGTCAGCAGTAGTCTTCGAGGCTAACATGGTTGATCATCCTAGAGAATGGTATATCGACACTGGAGCGACGCGACAT GCAAAGTCGTGA
- the LOC140862226 gene encoding uncharacterized protein, whose product MAAVPPTPVMPTSPPPPVTPPPITPAVVTAPAASNAHAERPEKFSGTEFKTWQQKMLFYLTTLHLARFLKEVVAVPAPNVDIQARSAFDAWSHSDFLCRNYILNGLDNTLYSVYSETKTAKELWDSLEKKYKTEDAGTKKFVVGKFLEFKMVDTKTVISQVQEFQIILHDIMAEGMMISESFQVVALIEKLPPLWKEFKNYLKHKRKEMRLEDLIVRLRIEEDNHKAEIKGGKMLMEAKANLVEPNATKKRKHFGKDVKQGKHKKWKGTCWNCGKTNHKAKDYRLPEHEGHQ is encoded by the coding sequence ATGGCTGCTGTTCCACCGACTCCAGTTATGCCAACCTCACCACCACCCCCTGTCACGCCGCCGCCTATTACACCGGCTGTTGTCACGGCCCCTGCTGCTTCTAATGCGCATGCCGAGAGACCTGAGAAGTTCTCTGGTACTGAATTCAAGACATGGCAGCAGAAGATGTTGTTTTACCTTACTACACTTCATCTTGCGAGGTTCTTGAAGGAAGTGGTTGCTGTTCCAGCACCAAATGTTGACATACAAGCAAGATCTGCTTTTGATGCATGGTCTCACAGCGACTTCTTGTGCCGGAACTACATTCTGAATGGGTTGGATAATACGTTGTATAGCGTATACTCTGAAACCAAGACTGCTAAGGAATTGTGGGATTCCTTGGAGAAAAAGTACAAGACCGAGGATGCTGGCACAAAGAAGTTTGTAGTCGGAAAGTTTCTCGAATTCAAGATGGTTGACACCAAGACGGTGATTAGCCAAGTGCAAGAGTTCCAAATCATTCTTCATGACATAATGGCTGAAGGGATGATGATCAGTGAATCTTTCCAAGTTGTTGCGCTGATCGAAAAGCTACCGCCTTTATGGAAGGAGTTTAAAAACTATTTGAAGCACAAACGCAAGGAAATGAGGCTCGAAGACTTGATCGTCAGGCTGCGAATTGAGGAAGACAATCACAAAGCGGAGATCAAAGGTGGTAAGATGCTAATGGAAGCAAAGGCAAACCTGGTGGAGCCAAATGCTACGAAGAAAAGGAAACATTTTGGCAAAGATGTGAAGCAGGGAAAACACAAGAAGTGGAAAGGAACATGTTGGAACTGTGGGAAGACGAACCACAAGGCCAAGGATTATCGCTTACCGGAACATGAAGGACATCAATAA